TCCTGTGTTTGAGTCCCGCTTTCTTGCCGTCTTTCCCCAGCTTGctttctccgccgctcgcgagggtcgcgaggacgccggcgggGAGTCTGCGGTTCGTTTCGGCTTCCATTTTGTTGCGGAGTTCGCGCAgtttctgcttcgccttgcgcagcgtcgcctccttgGCTTCCTCTTCGAAGGGACAAgtgctctccgcggccgctcgcgcctttgCGGGCGGATTCGTCTTGAGGCGCTTCGCcacgccgcggtcgcggccgcgccgtcccAAGTACTCGCCGCCCTTGGCCTCGATGacagcctccgcgagcgccttcttctgctggACGCCTTTGTGGCCCCACCGCGGAACCCAGTCGCGCGTGTGCTCGTCCCACACCAGCCGActccgcttccgcttctgGATGCCCTTCTCCTTCGCAAACTGCTCCCAACGCgtcagcgggcgcgccgccggcaccTGCGCAGCCACGAGTCACGCATCAGAAGACACAGGAAGCGCGTGAGCGGAGCAAAGACGCGAACCCACGCAACGggaagcagcggccgcagcggcgcaagCGGGCGCGCACTGACGCGAGAGAGCAAGCGCGAACGCCGTCAGCCAAGCCAAGCGGAGACGGGAGCAAGGCGCCGCCCACGAGTGACCCCGCGCAGCGTGAACAGAAGGCAAtgcggagaaaaagaggcagaagcaACGGAGGAAGGGGTGGGACAGACTTACCGGGTGCATGCGCGGCATTTTGAACGCCGAGTTCTTCACAGGGGGCGGGAGCGCGACGAGCAGGCCGTCCTCTGTCGACtcgtgcggcagcgcgcagagctgcgcaaCCATGGTCTGAGCATTCCGGCGCGTCAACTCCGCCAGACTGAAGAGAACGGAAAACGAAAATCAAGGAGACTGGACACGCTGCAACGCGTGCCACTGCACGCCCGTGGAAAACTCAGCCGCCAACTGGCTGGTCATCCTCTTGGCTGTGTCAGAAGCACAGACAAACCGACATATCCTTgcaggcctctgcgcagaTTCAGGCGAGCAGTGTGACGAGTCAACAGCAAACGAGGGCAGACACCTGCAGCAGGTTGAACCATTTACGGGGCATGAAGCTTTCCTCTGAAACCCCCTCCACAAAAGGCGACTAGcgatgcagacgaagacgaacgaCAGACGGACGAGAAAGAGGACGGAAAGTCGCGCCTACTCGTCTGTGTGCAGGACGGGAGTGTAGTCAATCGCGACCAGGTAGTTCAGGTGCGACTCCAACGAGCTGCTGTCGCCGGTCGCAAGcctaaaaaaaaaaaaaaaattcGATAAGCGGCCTCTGGCGCCAGTGGACACGCGCTGGAAAGCAGCGTCTCCAAAGAGGTTTGGACAGAAGAGAGCCCGAAGCAACCGCGCTGGAGGCACGATCCAGAAGCCCCGTCAGCTCATGCGTCACGTGGGCAAAGGCACGCAGCGACTCAACGGCGTTCGAAGTCTTTAGTTTCGCTACGCCTCGCTGGAGGCCAACGAGTCAGCGATGCAGCGCAGGCCAGACTGCGCCGAGCCACACGAGAGCGGAAACTTGAAATCGACAGCCGAGGCGATGTGCAGCCGCCGACAAACACGAGAAATCGACCGGCGGGGACGCGAgtccgcatgcagagacacgacgactcgcaggcgctgccgggGCCCTGACAAATATTTGCGCGCGAACACAAGGAGAGG
This DNA window, taken from Besnoitia besnoiti strain Bb-Ger1 chromosome III, whole genome shotgun sequence, encodes the following:
- a CDS encoding ribosome biogenesis regulatory protein (rrs1) protein (encoded by transcript BESB_043440), producing MEGVVPVSHYLPAAEPLATGDSSSLESHLNYLVAIDYTPVLHTDDLAELTRRNAQTMVAQLCALPHESTEDGLLVALPPPVKNSAFKMPRMHPVPAARPLTRWEQFAKEKGIQKRKRSRLVWDEHTRDWVPRWGHKGVQQKKALAEAVIEAKGGEYLGRRGRDRGVAKRLKTNPPAKARAAAESTCPFEEEAKEATLRKAKQKLRELRNKMEAETNRRLPAGVLATLASGGESKLGKDGKKAGLKHRRQTKEALQEVLRRAQTSTASFGQFDRLARNEKKEKQKTRTRGVSLSLEEERGKYRRHLKDIMTAAPAEA